Proteins found in one Salinimonas lutimaris genomic segment:
- a CDS encoding symmetrical bis(5'-nucleosyl)-tetraphosphatase yields the protein MSGKAQTLVVGDIQGCYNGLIGLLNKCKFDPDRDRLLAVGDLVARGENSLATVEYLMSLGDRFHTVLGNHDLHLLAVMEGIKSPNKKDRVGNLLKSPRKAEISQWLRQFPLASRISSQHVMVHAGLYPAWTPDDLLKYSAEVEAVLSSPDYLSVLQGMYGNGPECWDKSLKGMPRLRFIINACTRMRFVTANFELDMHEKGAPPAADPLIQPWYKLATARLPADQHIVFGHWAALDGETSDPRIIGLDTGYVWGNTMTALRLEDGRRICFSA from the coding sequence ATGTCAGGCAAAGCCCAGACCCTTGTCGTGGGAGACATTCAGGGATGTTACAACGGTCTTATCGGGCTGTTGAACAAGTGCAAGTTTGATCCTGACCGGGATCGTCTGCTGGCGGTGGGCGATCTGGTGGCCCGGGGGGAAAACTCCCTGGCCACGGTTGAATATTTAATGAGTCTGGGTGACCGCTTTCATACGGTGCTCGGTAACCACGATTTACACCTGCTGGCGGTGATGGAAGGGATTAAGTCGCCGAATAAAAAGGATCGGGTGGGCAATCTGCTTAAAAGCCCGCGCAAAGCTGAAATCAGCCAATGGCTGCGACAGTTTCCGCTGGCCAGCCGGATATCTTCTCAGCATGTGATGGTACATGCTGGGCTATACCCTGCCTGGACACCTGATGATCTTCTTAAATACAGCGCAGAAGTAGAGGCCGTGTTGTCTTCACCAGACTACCTGAGTGTGCTGCAGGGCATGTACGGGAATGGCCCTGAGTGCTGGGATAAGTCGCTAAAAGGAATGCCACGTCTGCGTTTTATTATTAATGCCTGCACCAGAATGCGATTTGTGACGGCAAATTTTGAGCTGGATATGCATGAAAAAGGCGCGCCTCCCGCCGCCGACCCGCTGATTCAACCCTGGTATAAACTGGCCACTGCCCGCTTGCCGGCTGACCAGCATATTGTATTTGGGCACTGGGCCGCACTGGACGGAGAGACCAGTGATCCACGTATCATTGGTCTGGACACCGGTTATGTCTGGGGCAATACGATGACCGCCCTGCGCCTGGAAGACGGCAGGCGCATCTGTTTTTCTGCCTGA
- a CDS encoding LPS-assembly protein LptD, with product MLPSSDAGSLPGQYHLQAIHLRMKKTCASILLFALGWQQAHAEQQTSQSGDQSQDNSVLCPASPVQFTSQKLMPAGQVKVEAQQTEFLSKRVANFSGNVNITSDAANITADEARIQDNGRQLEASGDVVYTDAQLQVKSDQVSLNSVAETLRMTQTEYNLAGSNGRGDAEVINLTAAEGLNLNDVRFTTCPAGDEDWSIRASEIQIERDSLWGVAKNTRFYVGNIPVFYLPYFAFPVSNQRQTGLLFPQISSSSNAGVDYEQPFYWNLAPNYDLTLSPRVMTNRGVQLKSEFRYLSEQGYSIFDVEYLPSDSDTPNNEDRYFYRIKHDGYLGEHWTVGVDVNGLSDDNYIVDLGSDYYNRADAYLFRTVGLNYYAENMTLDLHIRDFETLGTQTDGYRALPEARLKVTEPFGGLFEFKLNSELAYFDNQDDSRPTAMRFHVAPTLSLPYRRHWGELIAEATLLNTYYRQDNVEGTALEEDVNRTLGQGRLFGTLYFERDGSWFNDTDTMTFEPKVQYLYTSYEDQSNIGLYDTTVLVTDVEGLFRGREFTGLDRINDNNQVTVGMTSRILDEQNREQFAISLGQIFYLDDNRVKSPGEDQDRSALAAELDWRLSSRWNFHSDIQIATQTDKVDRSSLTFEYRQDDESLVQLTHRYVRELSGETIDQVGLSASWPINENWHWVGRTFRDVERNRSIENYFGVQYESCCWAVQVVAQRSLSNRFTVDGQQSTEEYDSGISLQFIFKGMGSSRSSRSMLEDGMFGYRQPYNLN from the coding sequence TTGTTGCCATCATCTGATGCTGGCAGCTTACCCGGACAGTACCATTTACAGGCCATTCACCTTCGCATGAAAAAGACCTGCGCATCCATATTACTTTTTGCTCTTGGCTGGCAACAGGCACACGCTGAGCAGCAAACCTCGCAATCCGGCGACCAAAGTCAGGACAACAGCGTGTTGTGCCCGGCTTCCCCCGTGCAGTTTACTTCGCAGAAACTGATGCCCGCAGGGCAGGTAAAAGTAGAAGCACAACAGACAGAGTTTTTATCCAAACGGGTGGCAAATTTCAGCGGTAACGTCAATATTACCTCTGATGCTGCCAACATTACCGCCGATGAAGCCCGCATACAGGACAACGGCCGTCAGCTGGAAGCCAGTGGCGATGTTGTCTACACCGATGCACAGTTACAGGTCAAAAGTGATCAGGTTTCGCTGAACTCGGTCGCCGAAACACTCAGGATGACCCAGACCGAGTACAATCTTGCCGGCTCTAACGGCCGGGGCGATGCCGAGGTGATCAATCTGACCGCCGCCGAGGGGCTGAACCTGAACGATGTCCGATTCACTACCTGTCCGGCCGGTGATGAGGACTGGTCTATCCGGGCTTCGGAAATTCAGATTGAGCGCGACTCGTTGTGGGGCGTAGCCAAAAACACCCGGTTTTATGTCGGCAATATTCCGGTGTTCTATTTACCCTACTTTGCGTTTCCGGTCAGCAATCAGCGTCAGACCGGCTTGCTGTTTCCGCAAATCAGCAGCTCATCTAATGCCGGGGTCGATTACGAGCAGCCATTTTACTGGAATCTCGCGCCTAACTATGACCTGACCTTGTCGCCACGGGTGATGACCAATCGCGGCGTGCAGCTTAAATCAGAATTTCGTTATTTAAGCGAACAGGGTTATAGCATCTTTGATGTTGAGTACCTGCCTTCTGATAGCGATACCCCCAATAATGAGGATCGCTATTTCTACCGGATTAAACATGATGGTTATCTGGGTGAACACTGGACCGTGGGTGTGGATGTTAATGGTCTCAGTGATGATAACTACATTGTAGATTTGGGCTCTGACTATTATAACCGGGCCGATGCTTACCTGTTTCGTACGGTCGGACTGAATTATTACGCCGAAAACATGACGCTGGACTTACATATCCGCGATTTTGAGACATTGGGTACGCAGACCGATGGTTACCGGGCACTGCCAGAAGCCCGTCTGAAAGTCACCGAGCCATTTGGCGGCCTGTTTGAGTTCAAACTGAATTCTGAACTGGCGTATTTTGACAATCAGGATGACAGCCGGCCAACAGCCATGCGTTTTCACGTAGCGCCCACACTGTCGCTGCCTTATCGGCGGCATTGGGGTGAGCTGATTGCCGAAGCCACTTTATTAAATACGTATTATCGCCAGGACAATGTGGAAGGCACCGCGCTGGAAGAAGACGTTAATCGTACGCTGGGTCAGGGACGCTTATTCGGTACCTTGTATTTTGAGCGTGACGGCAGCTGGTTTAACGACACCGACACCATGACTTTTGAACCCAAAGTACAGTACCTGTACACCTCGTATGAAGACCAGAGCAATATCGGGCTGTACGACACCACGGTGCTGGTGACCGATGTGGAAGGTCTGTTCCGTGGCCGTGAGTTCACTGGTCTTGACCGGATTAATGATAACAATCAGGTGACGGTGGGAATGACCTCCCGGATTCTTGATGAACAGAACCGGGAACAATTTGCCATTAGCCTGGGTCAGATATTCTACCTTGATGATAATCGGGTAAAATCGCCGGGCGAGGATCAGGACCGTTCTGCGTTAGCCGCTGAACTGGACTGGCGTCTGTCATCTCGCTGGAATTTTCACAGTGATATTCAGATTGCTACCCAGACTGATAAGGTTGACCGTAGCAGCTTGACGTTTGAATATCGTCAGGACGATGAAAGTCTGGTGCAGTTAACTCACCGGTATGTGCGCGAGTTAAGCGGTGAAACTATTGATCAGGTTGGCCTGTCGGCCAGCTGGCCAATCAATGAGAACTGGCATTGGGTCGGCCGCACATTCCGTGATGTAGAACGTAACCGAAGCATTGAAAATTACTTTGGCGTGCAATACGAGTCTTGCTGCTGGGCAGTGCAGGTTGTGGCGCAGCGTAGCCTGAGTAATCGCTTTACCGTAGATGGACAGCAATCGACAGAAGAGTACGATTCTGGTATTAGTTTGCAGTTTATTTTCAAAGGTATGGGCTCCAGTCGTTCCAGCCGCAGCATGCTTGAAGATGGCATGTTTGGCTACCGGCAACCTTATAACCTGAATTGA
- the djlA gene encoding co-chaperone DjlA, with protein sequence MPFWGKVLGLIFGFMFLKIPGAILGVIVGHLFDRAYSQDFNKMGGFGRFFTDQSGLKQQAIFFHSLFAALGHLAKSDGQVTEREIQLASALMDEMQLHGDARREAQEAYREGKASDYPIVDTLKNLYENCHGRRDILQMFLEILIQAAFVDGNLSKAELRVLEKVAQALGFKRQDLEFLLAAYDAQVRFRQRGSRQQAGSSYTETQSLDDAYQIIGVSANDDEKTIKRAYRKRMSEHHPDKLASKGLPQQALDMAKKKTQDIQAAYELIKERRGF encoded by the coding sequence ATGCCATTTTGGGGCAAGGTGCTGGGGCTGATTTTCGGCTTTATGTTTTTAAAAATTCCCGGTGCGATTCTGGGCGTTATTGTGGGACATTTGTTTGACCGGGCCTACAGTCAGGACTTTAACAAAATGGGCGGTTTTGGCCGTTTTTTTACCGACCAGTCCGGGCTTAAGCAGCAGGCCATTTTCTTCCACAGTCTGTTTGCTGCGTTAGGCCATCTGGCCAAATCTGATGGTCAGGTTACCGAGCGGGAAATACAGCTGGCCTCGGCCCTGATGGATGAGATGCAGCTGCACGGTGATGCCCGGCGCGAAGCCCAGGAAGCCTATCGCGAAGGCAAGGCGTCTGATTATCCGATTGTTGATACGCTTAAAAATCTGTATGAAAACTGTCACGGGCGCCGGGATATTCTGCAGATGTTTCTGGAAATTCTGATTCAGGCTGCGTTTGTCGACGGCAACCTGTCAAAAGCAGAATTACGGGTTCTGGAAAAAGTGGCTCAGGCACTGGGCTTTAAACGTCAGGATCTGGAATTTTTACTGGCTGCCTATGACGCCCAGGTGCGTTTTCGTCAGCGCGGCTCGCGTCAGCAAGCCGGCAGTAGTTATACCGAAACGCAGTCATTGGACGATGCCTATCAGATTATTGGTGTCAGCGCTAATGATGATGAGAAAACCATCAAGCGGGCTTATCGCAAACGGATGTCAGAACATCACCCGGATAAACTGGCCTCAAAAGGGCTACCGCAGCAGGCGCTGGATATGGCTAAAAAGAAAACCCAGGACATTCAGGCTGCCTATGAGCTGATCAAAGAGCGGCGCGGGTTCTGA
- the rsmA gene encoding 16S rRNA (adenine(1518)-N(6)/adenine(1519)-N(6))-dimethyltransferase RsmA, producing MSKTHLGHTARKRFGQNFLHDDYVIEQIVNAINPQNGENLLEIGPGLGALTDPVCERVNALTVVELDRDLAKRLNEHPFHGDKLNIIEQDALTLDFATVKDNLPNPDKPLRVFGNLPYNISTPLMFHLFDYASSISDMHFMLQKEVVNRLAAGPGSKSYGRLSVMAQYYCAVMPVLTVPPGAFKPAPKVDSAVVRLIPHATPPVDVESVCTLERVCAQAFNQRRKTIRNSLKDCIEEQALADLGLNPGARAETLSLQDFATIANYVSQQQEAISL from the coding sequence ATGAGTAAAACCCATTTAGGTCATACCGCGCGTAAGCGGTTTGGCCAGAACTTCCTGCATGACGATTATGTGATTGAACAAATCGTTAATGCAATTAACCCACAAAATGGTGAAAACCTGCTGGAAATCGGCCCGGGACTGGGCGCCCTGACCGACCCGGTATGTGAACGTGTTAACGCCCTGACCGTCGTCGAACTGGACCGGGATCTGGCCAAGCGTTTAAACGAACACCCGTTTCATGGCGACAAGCTGAATATTATTGAACAGGATGCCCTGACTCTGGATTTTGCCACGGTAAAAGACAACCTGCCCAACCCGGACAAGCCGCTGCGGGTATTTGGTAACCTGCCATATAATATTTCCACGCCACTGATGTTTCATTTGTTCGACTATGCCAGCAGCATCAGCGACATGCACTTTATGTTACAAAAAGAAGTGGTGAACCGCCTGGCCGCAGGCCCGGGCTCGAAAAGCTACGGACGCTTATCAGTGATGGCGCAGTACTACTGTGCTGTGATGCCGGTTCTCACCGTACCACCCGGTGCGTTTAAACCGGCGCCTAAAGTAGACTCTGCCGTAGTGCGGCTGATTCCCCATGCCACACCACCAGTGGATGTTGAGTCAGTGTGTACCTTGGAGCGGGTCTGTGCACAGGCATTTAACCAGCGCCGTAAAACTATTCGCAACAGCCTTAAAGACTGCATTGAAGAGCAGGCACTGGCGGATCTGGGCCTGAACCCGGGCGCCCGGGCGGAAACCTTGTCGTTGCAGGACTTTGCGACCATTGCCAATTATGTCAGCCAGCAGCAGGAGGCAATATCTCTGTGA
- the dsbC gene encoding bifunctional protein-disulfide isomerase/oxidoreductase DsbC produces the protein MRYQGDFVLKPMLKLAGAAALLSYSMAGMAADVKSKLESQLGLEVSAVADSPIEGLQQVTTNKGLFYVSDNGQYFLQARIFDIDNGMQNVTEQSLATMRLNGIKQFEGSAIEFNAKNEKHVITVFTDITCGYCRKMHKEIDQLNALGISVHYLAFPRAGLNSKVYDEMVSVWCARDPKAALTAAKQDKSVKAASCDNKVAEQFEFGQSIGVNGTPNIILEDGTLIPGYQPAGVLAQALDG, from the coding sequence ATGCGCTACCAAGGAGATTTTGTGTTAAAACCAATGTTAAAGCTGGCTGGTGCCGCTGCATTATTGTCGTACAGCATGGCTGGCATGGCGGCAGATGTAAAATCCAAGCTGGAAAGCCAGCTGGGGCTGGAGGTTTCGGCCGTTGCAGACTCGCCCATCGAAGGTTTACAGCAGGTTACCACGAATAAAGGGCTGTTTTATGTCAGTGACAACGGCCAGTACTTTTTGCAGGCCCGGATTTTTGATATCGATAACGGAATGCAAAATGTGACTGAGCAGTCCCTGGCCACAATGCGTCTGAATGGCATCAAACAGTTTGAAGGCTCAGCCATTGAATTTAATGCCAAAAATGAAAAACACGTGATCACGGTATTTACCGACATTACCTGTGGTTACTGCCGTAAAATGCACAAAGAAATTGATCAGCTTAATGCGCTGGGTATTTCGGTACATTATCTGGCGTTTCCCCGTGCTGGCCTGAACTCTAAAGTGTACGACGAGATGGTATCGGTGTGGTGCGCCAGGGATCCTAAAGCGGCGCTGACTGCGGCTAAGCAGGATAAAAGCGTGAAAGCCGCAAGCTGCGACAATAAGGTGGCTGAGCAGTTTGAGTTTGGACAGTCTATTGGGGTTAATGGCACGCCAAATATAATTTTAGAAGACGGGACTCTGATCCCGGGTTATCAGCCTGCTGGTGTACTGGCACAAGCACTGGACGGTTAA
- the apaG gene encoding Co2+/Mg2+ efflux protein ApaG, which produces MSQADLIKVVVQTRHLSDHPASDENKYAFAYQITITNHSDTQVQLMSRYWLITDGTGKKSEVQGEGVVGKQPLLAPGEEFQYTSGAILDTPVGTMEGYYDMQVHGGETLRVPIEVFRLAVPNTIH; this is translated from the coding sequence GTGAGTCAGGCTGATTTAATTAAAGTGGTGGTACAGACCCGTCATTTGTCGGACCATCCGGCCAGCGACGAGAACAAGTACGCGTTTGCTTATCAGATTACCATCACCAATCACAGCGATACCCAGGTGCAGCTGATGAGTCGCTACTGGCTGATTACTGATGGCACGGGCAAAAAGTCCGAGGTTCAGGGTGAAGGTGTGGTAGGTAAACAGCCTCTGCTGGCGCCGGGTGAAGAATTTCAGTACACCAGTGGTGCTATTCTGGACACCCCGGTGGGCACCATGGAAGGCTATTATGATATGCAGGTTCATGGCGGTGAAACATTGCGTGTACCGATCGAAGTCTTTCGTTTAGCTGTACCCAATACTATTCACTAA
- the surA gene encoding peptidylprolyl isomerase SurA, with protein sequence MKFIIRAMCLSALLTVSAWAQQVSLDRVAVIVDQGVILESEIEALVDDVKRNAQNEEQKLPSDRVLRTQAIERLILQNLQMQMADRMGIQVSDPQLEQTIGNIAQNQNISITALREELKKEGISYDDYREDVRQELITGEVRRANVRRRIYITPQEVNSLVKLMDEQGAEQAEYNLGHILIGLPSGPSEEQVEEARSRAEKVIELLNNGSDFNRIAITSSSGSEALEGGNMGWLNINSMPTLFAEAVQGKEKGTLIGPIRSGAGFHILKIKDTRGIEKVTIEEVKSRHILIKPSIILSEEKAKAKLEKFRQQVIDGDADFAKLAKENSDDPGSALKGGELGWADPNNYVPAFKKALSNLEPGEYSQPIRSTHGWHLIQLEDRRFDDATEKRKEDKAYQLIFNRKFKEETETWLREMRDAAYIEVL encoded by the coding sequence ATGAAGTTCATTATCCGGGCTATGTGTTTAAGTGCCCTGCTGACGGTGTCGGCATGGGCGCAGCAAGTTTCACTGGACCGCGTGGCGGTAATCGTTGACCAGGGCGTTATTCTGGAAAGTGAAATCGAGGCGTTGGTCGATGATGTTAAGCGCAACGCTCAAAACGAAGAACAAAAACTGCCGTCTGACCGTGTTCTGCGCACGCAGGCCATTGAACGTCTGATTCTGCAAAACCTGCAGATGCAAATGGCTGACCGCATGGGGATCCAGGTGTCTGATCCGCAACTGGAACAAACCATTGGCAATATCGCGCAAAACCAGAACATCAGTATTACTGCGTTACGTGAAGAGCTGAAAAAAGAAGGCATCAGCTATGATGACTATCGTGAAGATGTGCGCCAGGAGCTGATTACCGGCGAGGTTCGTCGGGCTAATGTGCGCCGCCGTATCTATATCACGCCGCAGGAAGTCAACTCGCTGGTCAAGCTGATGGACGAGCAAGGCGCTGAGCAGGCCGAATACAATCTGGGTCACATCCTGATTGGGTTACCTTCAGGCCCAAGCGAAGAACAGGTTGAAGAAGCCCGTAGCCGTGCTGAAAAAGTTATCGAACTGCTTAACAATGGTTCTGACTTTAATCGCATTGCCATTACCTCATCATCTGGCAGTGAAGCGCTGGAAGGCGGTAACATGGGCTGGCTGAACATCAACTCTATGCCAACTCTGTTTGCTGAAGCCGTACAGGGCAAGGAAAAAGGCACGCTGATTGGTCCGATCCGAAGCGGTGCCGGTTTTCACATCCTGAAAATTAAAGACACCCGGGGTATTGAAAAGGTCACTATTGAAGAGGTGAAATCACGCCACATTCTGATCAAACCTTCGATTATCCTGAGCGAAGAAAAGGCCAAAGCCAAGCTGGAAAAATTCCGTCAGCAGGTGATTGATGGTGACGCCGACTTTGCCAAACTAGCCAAGGAAAACTCAGATGATCCGGGCTCGGCACTAAAAGGCGGTGAGCTGGGCTGGGCGGATCCAAATAACTATGTACCGGCATTCAAAAAAGCCCTGTCGAATCTGGAGCCAGGCGAATACAGCCAGCCAATCCGCTCTACTCATGGCTGGCATTTAATTCAGCTGGAAGACCGTCGCTTTGATGATGCCACCGAAAAACGTAAGGAAGATAAAGCCTATCAGCTTATCTTCAACCGTAAGTTCAAAGAAGAGACCGAAACCTGGCTACGTGAAATGCGTGATGCAGCATACATTGAAGTGTTGTAG
- the xerD gene encoding site-specific tyrosine recombinase XerD yields MSTRPLPSQASQQHIDAFIDMLWLEKGLSEHTQSSYRTDLTKLALFCQQAGEPDISYVTQELIEEYLAERHAQGLSARSTQRAMSAMRAFYTWLISQHRRSDNPVSQLHNPKLPQRLPSSLSEQQVDDLLNAPNLDDPIECRDRCMLEVLYATGLRVSELTGLLVEQVNMQQGVVRVTGKGNKERLVPLGEDALDWIDTYVREARPALIKGASELLFVSRRGTRMTRQTFWHRIKEYAIRAGITAHLSPHTLRHAFATHLLNHGADLRVVQMLLGHSDLSTTQIYTHVATERLQNLIQTHHPRG; encoded by the coding sequence ATGAGCACGCGGCCTCTGCCATCACAAGCCAGTCAGCAGCATATTGATGCTTTTATTGACATGTTGTGGCTGGAAAAAGGCTTAAGTGAACATACTCAGAGCAGTTATCGCACTGATTTGACCAAGCTGGCCCTGTTTTGCCAGCAGGCCGGCGAACCGGACATCAGCTATGTTACTCAAGAGCTGATCGAAGAGTATCTGGCCGAGCGTCATGCACAAGGCTTATCAGCACGCAGTACTCAGCGCGCTATGAGTGCCATGCGGGCTTTTTATACCTGGCTTATCAGTCAGCACCGGCGCAGTGATAATCCGGTATCACAACTGCACAATCCGAAACTGCCACAACGATTACCCTCTTCACTCAGTGAACAGCAGGTTGATGATCTGCTCAATGCGCCGAATCTGGATGATCCGATAGAGTGCCGTGACCGCTGTATGCTGGAAGTATTGTATGCCACGGGATTGCGGGTCAGTGAGCTGACCGGGCTGCTGGTAGAGCAGGTTAATATGCAGCAGGGCGTGGTCAGAGTGACCGGTAAAGGCAATAAAGAACGACTGGTCCCTCTGGGCGAGGATGCGCTGGACTGGATTGATACCTATGTGCGAGAAGCTCGCCCCGCGTTGATAAAAGGTGCGTCTGAGCTGTTGTTTGTCAGTCGGCGGGGCACCCGGATGACGCGCCAGACCTTTTGGCACCGGATTAAGGAATATGCCATTCGAGCCGGGATCACGGCGCATCTTTCGCCGCATACCCTGCGTCATGCCTTTGCCACTCATCTGCTCAATCATGGTGCCGATTTACGCGTGGTGCAGATGCTGCTGGGACACAGCGATTTGTCCACCACCCAGATTTATACCCATGTGGCAACCGAACGCTTACAAAACCTGATTCAGACCCATCATCCCAGAGGGTAA
- the pdxA gene encoding 4-hydroxythreonine-4-phosphate dehydrogenase PdxA: MTPLKIAVTPGEPAGIGPDLIIQLAQQQWDAQLVVFADGRVLEARARQLGLPLTLTPFDSAGDRTQRVSELFIRQIDADAPVVAGQLDAANGQYVVETLRQACHANMEEGFDAVVTGPVHKGIINEAGVSFSGHTEYFAYQSNTIDVVMLLATKGLNVALATTHIPLEYVAKAITEERLHRVIRIIDHDLKKKFGIAEPHIYVCGLNPHAGENGHIGKEEILTIIPALEKLREEGIKLTGPLPADTIFQPKYLDDADVVLAMYHDQGLPVLKFKGFGASVNITMGLPFIRTSVDHGTATDLAGSGKADAGSFHKALEKAIELANSQL; this comes from the coding sequence ATGACTCCATTAAAAATAGCAGTAACACCGGGCGAACCCGCCGGTATCGGGCCAGACTTGATTATTCAGCTGGCCCAACAGCAGTGGGACGCACAACTGGTGGTTTTTGCCGATGGCAGGGTGCTGGAAGCGCGCGCCCGCCAACTCGGCCTCCCATTAACTCTGACCCCTTTTGACAGTGCGGGTGATCGGACCCAACGTGTGTCTGAGCTGTTTATCCGGCAAATTGACGCCGATGCCCCTGTGGTAGCCGGTCAGCTGGATGCCGCTAACGGCCAGTACGTGGTCGAAACCTTGCGCCAGGCCTGCCATGCCAATATGGAAGAAGGCTTTGATGCAGTGGTAACCGGCCCTGTTCATAAAGGCATTATCAATGAAGCCGGGGTATCGTTTTCAGGTCACACTGAATACTTTGCCTATCAGTCTAATACCATCGATGTGGTAATGCTGCTGGCCACCAAGGGCTTGAATGTTGCGCTGGCAACCACACATATTCCGCTGGAATATGTGGCAAAAGCGATTACCGAAGAGCGGCTGCATCGGGTGATTCGAATCATTGATCATGATTTGAAAAAGAAATTCGGTATTGCTGAGCCGCATATCTATGTATGCGGACTCAACCCGCACGCCGGTGAAAATGGCCACATTGGTAAAGAAGAAATTCTGACAATTATTCCTGCGCTGGAAAAACTGCGTGAGGAAGGTATCAAGCTGACCGGCCCGTTGCCGGCTGATACGATATTTCAGCCCAAGTATCTGGATGACGCTGACGTTGTGTTAGCGATGTACCATGATCAGGGCTTACCTGTATTGAAATTTAAAGGCTTTGGCGCATCGGTGAATATCACCATGGGACTGCCATTTATCCGCACTTCTGTTGATCACGGCACGGCGACTGATTTAGCCGGCTCCGGTAAGGCAGATGCGGGCAGTTTCCACAAGGCGCTGGAAAAAGCCATCGAACTGGCGAACAGTCAATTATGA